In Geobacter anodireducens, a genomic segment contains:
- a CDS encoding histidine kinase: MNLKQRMTLAISALMVLFAVFMAVVAVGYFERKLNETIIDQQSSLVSYIAGEIDNTLGIAQGLLVASATFVPVDALDSPERTRRFLQSRTSLNKLFGNRLLVISANGRLVATSHTVAGSKPPPNFTDTPFSRETLRKRIPLISEITTCCISPHSSEIVMTAPIFGAGNEVRGVLAGTIALRETNLLSRFGSLRIGKRGYLQLATAGQTLILHPERECILQQVGPLHGDLVADAVTGFSGTRRTVNNRGVPMFTTARKLALKDWVVMANYPEKEVLAPIRAARVVMGITTVAGIGALIVLISLSIRYLTRQLTAFTGHIRGLSEKEGADRRFPVPDTGDEIAALSTAFNEMVTSLDQRTESLRESEERFRSTFEQAAVGIAHVDMDGRFIRLNSRFSDILGYAGHELLGMTVTDITCPEDLESCRVCRQQLLGGKRSCATENRYLRKGGTRVWINQTASVLLDSSGTPKYFIMVIEDISARKGAEEEVRRLNAGLEKRVAERTAEIESVNARLMAEIEQRAQAQEEIGWLNEDLMRQKAALEAANRELEAFSYSVSHDLRAPLRHIAGYGLALREDYGGQLDTQALEYLERMNASARRMEHLIEAMLNLSRLGQGDVMRVSIDMSAMAREIVAELHEAEPDRNAVIAIADGIAANGDPHLMRIVLENLLGNAWKYTNRSLLAEIEFGVLAGGQPVFFVRDNGAGFDMAFADRLFGPFQRLHRDDEFVGTGIGLATVRRIINRHRGRIWAESAPGAGATFYFSI, from the coding sequence ATGAATCTCAAACAGAGAATGACACTCGCCATATCGGCGTTGATGGTTTTGTTCGCCGTGTTTATGGCGGTAGTCGCGGTCGGCTATTTCGAGCGCAAACTCAACGAGACCATTATCGATCAGCAAAGCTCGCTGGTCAGTTACATTGCCGGTGAAATCGACAACACCCTCGGCATTGCCCAGGGCCTTCTCGTTGCGAGCGCAACCTTTGTTCCCGTCGATGCCCTCGATTCCCCGGAGCGAACCCGGCGCTTCCTCCAGAGCAGGACGAGCCTCAACAAGTTGTTCGGCAACCGCCTGCTGGTCATCTCCGCCAACGGACGGCTGGTCGCCACGTCCCATACCGTTGCCGGTAGCAAACCTCCGCCCAATTTTACCGACACCCCTTTTTCCCGCGAAACCCTCAGAAAGCGAATTCCCCTCATCTCCGAGATAACGACCTGCTGCATCTCACCCCATTCTTCGGAAATCGTCATGACCGCGCCGATCTTTGGCGCGGGCAACGAGGTGCGGGGAGTTCTCGCCGGGACCATAGCCCTGCGCGAAACGAACCTGCTGTCGCGCTTCGGTTCCCTTCGCATCGGCAAAAGAGGCTATCTTCAACTGGCAACCGCGGGCCAAACCTTGATCCTGCACCCTGAACGGGAGTGCATTCTCCAACAGGTCGGACCCCTTCACGGTGATCTTGTGGCGGATGCTGTCACGGGATTTTCAGGCACCCGGCGAACGGTGAACAACAGGGGCGTTCCCATGTTCACCACGGCGCGCAAGCTGGCGTTGAAGGATTGGGTCGTGATGGCCAACTATCCCGAAAAGGAAGTGTTGGCGCCCATACGCGCCGCCCGGGTTGTCATGGGGATTACGACGGTAGCGGGGATCGGTGCGCTGATCGTTCTCATCTCCCTGTCGATTCGGTACCTCACCCGGCAACTCACCGCGTTCACCGGCCACATCCGCGGGCTTTCCGAAAAGGAGGGCGCTGACCGCCGGTTTCCCGTGCCCGATACCGGCGACGAGATCGCCGCCCTGTCAACTGCCTTCAACGAGATGGTAACGTCCCTTGATCAACGGACCGAGAGCCTGCGCGAGAGCGAAGAGCGTTTCCGCAGTACGTTCGAGCAGGCTGCGGTCGGTATTGCCCATGTGGATATGGATGGACGGTTCATCAGGCTGAACAGCCGCTTCAGTGACATCCTTGGCTATGCCGGGCACGAGTTGCTCGGCATGACCGTTACCGACATCACCTGTCCGGAAGATCTGGAGAGCTGCCGGGTTTGCCGGCAGCAACTTCTTGGAGGAAAGCGTTCGTGCGCCACTGAAAACCGCTATCTCCGCAAGGGGGGGACACGGGTCTGGATCAACCAGACGGCATCGGTGCTGCTTGATTCATCGGGCACGCCTAAGTATTTCATCATGGTCATCGAGGATATTTCGGCCCGGAAAGGGGCGGAGGAAGAAGTCCGCCGTCTCAACGCCGGTCTCGAAAAACGGGTTGCCGAGCGGACCGCTGAAATCGAATCGGTCAACGCCCGACTCATGGCGGAAATCGAGCAGCGGGCCCAGGCACAGGAGGAGATCGGCTGGCTGAACGAGGACCTCATGCGGCAGAAGGCGGCCCTGGAAGCCGCCAATCGCGAGCTTGAGGCGTTCAGCTACTCGGTATCCCATGACCTGCGGGCGCCTCTGCGGCACATTGCCGGATATGGCCTCGCCCTTCGGGAAGACTACGGCGGGCAGCTCGACACCCAGGCCCTTGAGTACCTCGAACGGATGAATGCCTCCGCTCGGCGGATGGAACACCTGATCGAGGCCATGCTCAACCTGTCGCGGCTGGGGCAGGGCGATGTCATGCGGGTGTCCATCGACATGAGCGCCATGGCCCGCGAGATCGTGGCCGAATTGCACGAGGCCGAGCCGGACCGGAATGCCGTGATTGCCATTGCCGATGGGATCGCCGCCAATGGGGATCCCCACCTGATGCGCATTGTTCTGGAAAATTTGCTTGGAAACGCATGGAAATATACGAACAGATCGTTGCTGGCCGAAATCGAGTTCGGTGTCCTGGCTGGCGGGCAACCGGTGTTTTTCGTGCGGGACAATGGGGCGGGATTCGACATGGCCTTTGCCGATCGGCTGTTCGGGCCGTTCCAGCGGTTGCACCGCGATGACGAATTCGTCGGAACCGGCATCGGCCTTGCCACGGTCCGGCGTATCATCAACCGGCACCGGGGGCGCATCTGGGCCGAAAGCGCACCAGGTGCAGGCGCCACGTTCTATTTCTCAATCTGA
- a CDS encoding cytochrome C, producing MRSFFRALRPTVPAALAVLCSLPPATSALTLTSSDCGACHAGSNLDRHHRLISRSGMECLACHQLHDLPAGGYTISLSRECLACHNATVHDGVRHTVTTPSTCARCHLGPLEATHAEKGWHGGNPVINAEVFPCLRCHTRTSATVMETISAGLAGTTASCMNCHPYGMRRSRGTSSIRR from the coding sequence ATGCGTTCTTTTTTCAGAGCCCTTCGCCCCACGGTACCAGCGGCACTGGCGGTTCTCTGCTCGCTGCCGCCCGCAACCTCGGCGCTGACCCTGACCAGCAGCGACTGTGGAGCCTGTCATGCCGGTTCCAATCTAGACCGGCACCATCGGCTCATCTCCCGGTCAGGAATGGAATGCCTTGCCTGCCACCAGCTCCATGACCTGCCGGCTGGCGGCTACACGATCTCTCTTTCGCGGGAATGCCTTGCCTGCCACAACGCCACCGTGCATGACGGTGTCAGGCACACCGTAACGACCCCTTCCACGTGCGCCCGCTGCCACCTGGGACCACTGGAGGCTACCCATGCCGAAAAGGGTTGGCATGGTGGTAATCCGGTCATCAACGCAGAGGTATTTCCTTGCCTGCGATGCCATACCAGGACGTCGGCGACGGTCATGGAAACCATCTCCGCGGGACTGGCTGGTACAACGGCAAGCTGCATGAATTGCCACCCCTATGGCATGAGGCGCAGCCGGGGCACCTCCTCAATCCGCCGTTGA
- a CDS encoding phospho-2-dehydro-3-deoxyheptonate aldolase (catalyzes the formation of 3-deoxy-D-arabino-hept-2-ulosonate 7 phosphate from phosphoenolpyruvate and D-erythrose 4-phosphate, tyrosine sensitive), with amino-acid sequence MIRTSNLKIKSITPIIAPGELRQVFPQSEEAAEFVNSSRAHIKNILKGKDPRLMVVVGPCSIHDPKSALEYAERLARLAAELSDQLFIVMRVYFEKPRTTVGWKGLINDPDMNSTHQISKGLGIARRLLSEITEMLLPVATEMLDPITPDYLADCISWGAIGARTTESQTHREMASGLSFPVGFKNGTDGNLQIAIDAMNAALHSHSFIGVNREGRTSIIQTTGNPDVHIVLRGGKKPNYFPEDIRKTEEMLEKGGLFPTIMIDCSHGNSEKRHEKQPDVLSAVVDQIAAGNRSISGVMIESFLEEGNQSIPRDLSTLRYGVSITDKCIDWKTTESILRSAHDRLKAAGGRPLHG; translated from the coding sequence ATGATCCGCACGAGCAACCTGAAGATCAAAAGCATCACTCCCATCATTGCGCCCGGGGAGTTGCGCCAGGTATTTCCCCAGTCGGAGGAGGCGGCAGAGTTTGTCAACTCCAGCCGCGCCCACATCAAGAACATCCTCAAGGGCAAGGACCCACGCCTGATGGTGGTAGTGGGCCCCTGTTCCATCCACGACCCGAAATCGGCCCTGGAGTATGCCGAGCGGCTGGCGCGGCTGGCGGCCGAACTGTCGGATCAACTGTTCATCGTGATGCGGGTCTACTTCGAAAAACCCCGCACCACCGTGGGCTGGAAGGGGCTCATCAATGACCCCGACATGAACAGCACCCACCAGATATCCAAGGGGCTCGGCATCGCCCGGCGGCTGCTGTCCGAAATAACGGAAATGCTCCTGCCGGTGGCCACCGAGATGCTCGACCCCATCACCCCCGACTACCTGGCGGATTGCATCTCCTGGGGAGCCATCGGGGCCCGCACCACCGAGAGCCAGACCCACCGCGAAATGGCCAGCGGCCTCTCGTTCCCCGTGGGATTCAAGAACGGCACCGACGGCAATCTCCAGATCGCCATCGACGCCATGAATGCGGCACTCCATTCCCACAGCTTTATCGGCGTCAACCGGGAGGGGCGCACCTCCATCATTCAGACCACCGGCAACCCCGATGTCCACATCGTGCTGCGGGGAGGAAAAAAACCGAACTATTTCCCCGAAGACATCAGAAAAACTGAAGAGATGCTGGAAAAGGGAGGACTCTTTCCCACCATCATGATCGACTGCAGCCACGGCAACTCGGAGAAACGCCACGAAAAACAGCCCGACGTGCTCTCAGCCGTCGTGGACCAGATCGCTGCCGGCAACCGGTCCATCTCCGGCGTCATGATCGAGAGCTTTCTGGAAGAAGGGAACCAGTCGATCCCCAGGGATCTCTCGACCCTCAGGTACGGCGTGTCCATCACCGACAAGTGCATTGACTGGAAGACCACTGAAAGCATCCTGCGTTCGGCCCACGACCGCCTCAAGGCAGCAGGAGGCAGGCCCCTGCACGGGTAG
- a CDS encoding nicotinamidase, protein MEKSAALLIVDVQNDFCPGGSLAVPGGDAVVPVLNRYISLFRAAGLPIFASRDWHPRTTSHFKEHGGLWPVHCVQGSHGAQFHPDLALPGDAIVISKGMDPERDDYSAFQGTAADGTPLPALLAGRGIRHLYLGGLATDYCVKESALEGVRHGLIVTVLADASRGVDLAPGDSGRAVQDMMRAGVRVTSLEDIGQEQRLRE, encoded by the coding sequence ATGGAAAAAAGCGCCGCCCTTCTCATCGTCGACGTCCAGAATGACTTCTGCCCCGGCGGAAGCCTGGCCGTCCCCGGCGGGGACGCCGTAGTGCCCGTTCTCAACCGTTATATCAGTCTCTTCCGGGCGGCCGGGCTCCCCATATTCGCCTCACGGGACTGGCACCCCCGGACCACGTCCCATTTCAAGGAACACGGCGGACTGTGGCCGGTCCATTGCGTGCAGGGGAGCCACGGCGCGCAGTTTCATCCCGACCTGGCCCTTCCCGGGGACGCGATCGTCATATCGAAGGGAATGGATCCGGAGCGTGACGACTATTCGGCGTTCCAAGGAACTGCTGCCGACGGGACGCCCCTCCCTGCCCTTCTTGCCGGCCGCGGCATCCGCCATCTGTACCTGGGAGGGCTTGCTACCGATTATTGCGTAAAGGAGTCGGCCCTGGAAGGAGTCCGGCACGGCCTCATCGTCACCGTGCTGGCCGATGCGTCACGGGGGGTCGACCTCGCCCCAGGCGATTCGGGCCGGGCAGTGCAGGACATGATGCGGGCGGGGGTGCGGGTGACATCCCTTGAGGACATCGGACAGGAGCAACGGCTGCGGGAGTGA